A genome region from Triticum aestivum cultivar Chinese Spring chromosome 2B, IWGSC CS RefSeq v2.1, whole genome shotgun sequence includes the following:
- the LOC123040368 gene encoding uncharacterized protein isoform X2, whose amino-acid sequence MKGSTGKSPAAAPPAFRNRYWILRHGRSVPNERGLIVSSLENGTKPEFGLAPQGVEQARSAGESLRKELEEMGVPVGCVKICYSPFSRTTETARVVAGVLGVPFEGPSCKATVELRERYFGPSYELLSHEKYAEVWAIDEADPFMAPEGGESVADVASRLAGVLSITDVEFHGSAVLIVGHGDPLQIFQAVLSGTRETPSFLDDVAGLKKESLVVPSVLSQHRKFALNTGELRRVELCDPTQI is encoded by the exons ATGAAGGGTTCGACCGGCaagtcgccggcggcggcgccgcccgCCTTCCGGAACAGGTACTGGATCCTCCGCCACGGCCGCAGCGTCCCCAACGAGCGCGGCCTCATCGTCTCCTCCCTG gagaacggcacgaagccggagTTCGGGCTGGCCCCGCAGGGCGTCGAGCAGGCGCGCTCCGCCGGCGAGTCGCTCCGGAAG GAGCTTGAGGAGATGGGTGTGCCGGTGGGCTGTGTCAAGATCTGCTATTCGCCGTTCTCGCGGACGACGGAGACGGCTAGAGTGGTCGCCGGCGTGCTGGGCGTCCCATTTGAGGGTCCTAGCTGCAAG GCAACCGTAGAACTTCGTGAACGTTATTTTGGACCATCATATGAGTTGCTTTCACATGAGAAG TATGCAGAGGTATGGGCGATAGATGAAGCAGACCCCTTTATGGCTCCAGAAGGTGGCGAGAGTGTTGCAGATGTTGCTAGTAGACTTGCAGGGGTGCTGTCTATTACAGACGTGGAGTTTCATGG CTCTGCTGTTCTTATTGTCGGCCATGGGGATCCACTACAGATCTTTCAAGCGGTACTCAGTGGAACCAGGGAAACCCCATCTTTCCTCGACGATGTAGCTGGCCTGAAAAAGGAAAGCCTAGTAGTTCCATCCGTGTTGTCGCAGCACCGTAAGTTCGCACTCAACACAGGGGAGCTGCGCCGAGTTGAGTTGTGTGACCCGACGCAGATTTGA
- the LOC123040368 gene encoding uncharacterized protein isoform X1, whose amino-acid sequence MKGSTGKSPAAAPPAFRNRYWILRHGRSVPNERGLIVSSLENGTKPEFGLAPQGVEQARSAGESLRKELEEMGVPVGCVKICYSPFSRTTETARVVAGVLGVPFEGPSCKATVELRERYFGPSYELLSHEKYAEVWAIDEADPFMAPEGGESVADVASRLAGVLSITDVEFHGYLCLHYYENPNDIFVYSCSVTCIWYYTITEFYINGLHKTINICQLIRSKKKSIEYKPTGCNSVSSDLFVKQSCMSCHAFSVFHLLC is encoded by the exons ATGAAGGGTTCGACCGGCaagtcgccggcggcggcgccgcccgCCTTCCGGAACAGGTACTGGATCCTCCGCCACGGCCGCAGCGTCCCCAACGAGCGCGGCCTCATCGTCTCCTCCCTG gagaacggcacgaagccggagTTCGGGCTGGCCCCGCAGGGCGTCGAGCAGGCGCGCTCCGCCGGCGAGTCGCTCCGGAAG GAGCTTGAGGAGATGGGTGTGCCGGTGGGCTGTGTCAAGATCTGCTATTCGCCGTTCTCGCGGACGACGGAGACGGCTAGAGTGGTCGCCGGCGTGCTGGGCGTCCCATTTGAGGGTCCTAGCTGCAAG GCAACCGTAGAACTTCGTGAACGTTATTTTGGACCATCATATGAGTTGCTTTCACATGAGAAG TATGCAGAGGTATGGGCGATAGATGAAGCAGACCCCTTTATGGCTCCAGAAGGTGGCGAGAGTGTTGCAGATGTTGCTAGTAGACTTGCAGGGGTGCTGTCTATTACAGACGTGGAGTTTCATGGGTACTTGTGCTTGCATTActatgagaatccaaatgatatatttGTTTATTCATGTTCTGTTACATGTATTTGGTATTATACCATTACCGAATTCTATATAAATGGCTTGCATAAAACAATCAATATATGTCAGTTAATAAGAAGTAAAAAAAAATCTATAGAGTATAAACCGACAGGCTGTAATTCAGTGTCCAGTGATCTTTTTGTAAAGCAGAGTTGCATGTCTTGCCATGCCTTTTCAGTTTTCCATCTACTTTGTTAG